One Vanessa atalanta chromosome 8, ilVanAtal1.2, whole genome shotgun sequence genomic window carries:
- the LOC125066078 gene encoding (E3-independent) E2 ubiquitin-conjugating enzyme isoform X4 has translation MAGQNPGSPTDFQYFYEDEVYKINNRGQVVFGLVLENYEANSSDQESDMETPIQKGEIRVVWHPSGTERVISEKSVGLADRSLMPGDVVRRLIAGKDTQRGYCRDIAMTAALQIVGTKHVIPHVASERLQPLEEFTPDLAVCLDSWVGTSKAVHSKLRLVSADGSRLEYPDLDTCPLEDYSMRRRRATPYSSSEFYPGQVVYGPLGSLDNANWLNMTKEMKSARKHKMHDHKFTVEAVMTESVSVHWQCRALCTQTSDAAAPQQPKFLVDGDDLKKLKLLNVFEPCTLQVGDRNFLTIGPEDTFVSKKQWRKQQSKYYRNIRKQSRPTKKASKTDTNSTDHMPSRPKKRASSHRKLKPTDHGMDVDGDKESLDDALKADANCPSIKIEPSGDVSLPIASSQEDTATEEKNDSGIRCCCALSKSHPRSPEPAREDGAINGADDDDSDNWENTSSDGSDTDSGATWSSRCSSVASGSGRGARSPQLAVRLLRGKRLKRAARRAPPAPPPRRADRVVVETLHTTSRANVVWQDGTIEMGIPSTQLYPIHHLDGQECFPGDFVVNGASNVEENQLNHREYGVVQRVDHHGRTAIVHWYRTYTCGDEPVPQILHESEMSVYDLKDHPDFQYRPGTVVIRVANFTGEDANCTAGQVIDNFPTGRVKVWWVDGHTSMCWPQDLYKVGEYDSEDGELWGSEGSGSEDSWETQSSTHEAEPRSPDAPPAHAPPPPPAPAPAPALPKVIQCSLGEAATAMAASGALPKLLEPRVAAHIERGRMAMCRLEEIFAKHPTLQSQEIMRKLLNLYKDCRFLDRLMGTTFFHEDHFLGLIERVRERGASTPRAGERRVHEQLARLFAPSDAPDSPEPEPGLDDIALDERPDERPAEPLVTANVTVEPMEVESNSPKKSLHLNIDSIEASSSEASGLQDSNQDATGENPPTDSEVEGGSRNVCYKLCSLIHRQLVKAHAEVSRQYGALVVSIADQVKREDVKTTSSDAKDAPTATAPKQEGKAPTTETAPLATGERDMEAEMADPEVGGEGFCVLESAPETHRFRLSMLQPSEPRTFYSAVKREIKLLKSDLPPGVWVRGYEDRIDLVSVMIAGPDRTPYEGGLFVFDVQLGGEYPRAPPLCHYHSYCSDRLNPNLYEDGKVCVSLLGTWSGRGVEVWGKDSSLLQVIVSLQGLILNAEPYFNEAGYEKQKGTQQGRENSRMYNEMVLLKLVQSMTKMLMNPPEPFREEILQHLRNSAASLCRRVEGLVALSNGQPTDIAPPDYPLIPASRGFCLTLRSSLESFRSALRRHDIGVPPSTL, from the exons ATGGCGGGGCAAAATCCTGGATCACCGActgattttcaatatttttacgaaGATGAagtgtataaaattaacaatcgCGGCCAAGTTGTCTTCGGCCTGGTTTTGGAGAATTATGAAGCTAACTCTAGTGATCAGGAGAGCGACATGGAAACTCCTATACAAAAAGGTGAAATTCGTGTAGTCTGGCACCCTTCAGGCACTGAGAGAGTAATTTCAGAAAAATCG GTTGGCTTAGCAGACCGCTCTCTGATGCCCGGTGATGTAGTCCGTCGTCTCATAGCTGGAAAGGATACGCAGCGCGGTTACTGTAGAGATATTGCGATGACAGCGGCATTGCAGATTGTAGGCACGAAACACGTCATTCCTCATGTGGCCAGTGAGAGATTACAACCATTAGAAGAATTCACACCAGATCTTGCAGTTTGCCTTGATTCATGGGTCGGAACATCGAAG gCAGTGCACAGTAAACTCCGTCTAGTGTCAGCAGACGGCTCTCGACTGGAATACCCTGATCTGGATACCTGTCCACTAGAGGATTATTCGATGCGCCGTCGCCGCGCAACACCCTACTCTTCATCGGAGTTCTATCCCGGACAAGTTGTATACGGTCCTCTCGGTTCCTTGGACAATGCTAATTGGCTTAACATGACTAAGGAAATGAAGTCAGCGCGAAAACACAAAATGCATGATCATAAG TTCACGGTGGAGGCGGTGATGACGGAGAGCGTGAGCGTGCACTGGCAGTGCCGCGCGCTGTGCACGCAGACGTCGGACGCGGCCGCGCCGCAGCAACCCAAGTTCCTCGTGGACG GTGATGATCTGAAGAAACTCAAACTATTGAATGTGTTTGAGCCCTGTACACTACAGGTTGGCGACAGGAATTTTCTCACTATTGGTCCAGAGGATACGTTTGTCAGCAAAAAACAGTGGAGAAAGCAACAAA GTAAATACTACAGAAATATTCGTAAACAAAGTCGACCAACTAAGAAGGCTTCCAAGACTGATACAAATTCAACGGATCACATGCCTTCGAGGCCCAAGAAACGCGCCTCTTCTCACCGTAAACTTAAACCCACTGAT catGGCATGGACGTCGACGGTGATAAGGAATCGCTAGACGACGCATTGAAAGCGGACGCCAACTGCCCCAGTATTAAAATCGAACCCAGCGGAGATGTCTCACTGCCCATCGCCAGTAGTCAAGAGGATACCGCTACCGAAGAGAAAAATGATTCTGGCATTAG ATGTTGTTGCGCGCTAAGTAAATCCCACCCGCGCAGCCCGGAGCCGGCGCGCGAGGACGGCGCGATCAACGGGGCCGACGACGACGACTCCGACAACTGGGAGAACACCAGCAGCGACGGCAGCGACACCGACAG CGGGGCCACGTGGTCGTCGCGCTGCTCGTCCGTGGCATCGGGCTCGGGGCGCGGCGCGCGCTCGCCGCAGCTGGCCGTGCGGCTGCTGCGCGGGAAGCGCCTCaagcgcgccgcccgccgcgcgccgcccgcgccgccgccgcgccgcgccgacCGCGTCGTGGTGGAGACGCTGCACACCACCAGCCGCGCCAATGTCGTGTGGCAG gatGGCACTATAGAAATGGGAATACCTTCAACTCAACTGTACCCAATACACCATTTAGACGGACAAGAATGCTTTCCGGGTGATTTCGTCGTCAACGGAGCTTCTAATGTAGAGGAAAATCAA TTGAACCACCGCGAGTACGGTGTGGTGCAGCGCGTGGACCATCATGGACGGACCGCCATTGTCCATTGGTACCGCACCTATACCTGCGGAGATGAGCCCGT GCCTCAAATTCTACACGAGAGTGAAATGAGCGTCTACGACCTGAAAGACCATCCAGATTTCCAGTACCGGCCGGGAACTGTCGTCATCAGAGTCGCTAACTTTACGGGCGAAGATGCAAACTGTACTGCCGGACAG GTGATAGATAATTTCCCAACGGGTCGCGTCAAAGTATGGTGGGTCGACGGACATACAAGCATGTGCTGGCCTCAGGATCTTTACaag GTAGGAGAATACGACTCGGAAGACGGCGAGCTGTGGGGCTCGGAGGGTTCGGGCTCAGAGGACTCGTGGGAGACGCAGAGCTCGACGCACGAGGCCGAGCCGCGCTCGCCCGACGCGCCGCCCGCGCACGCGCcaccgccgccgcccgcgcccgcgcccgctcCCGCACTGCCCA AGGTAATACAGTGCTCGTTGGGCGAGGCAGCGACGGCGATGGCGGCTTCGGGCGCGCTGCCCAAGCTGCTAGAGCCGCGGGTGGCGGCGCACATCGAGCGCGGCCGCATGGCCATGTGCCGCCTCGAGGAGATATTCGCTAAGCATCCCACGCTGCAGAGCCAGGAG ATAATGCGGAAATTACTGAATCTCTACAAAGACTGCCGATTTTTAGACAGACTAATGGGGACAACGTTCTTCCATGAGGATCActttttg GGTCTAATAGAGCGAGTGCGCGAGCGCGGGGCGAGCACGCCGCGCGCGGGCGAGCGCCGCGTCCACGAGCAGCTCGCGCGCCTGTTCGCGCCCAGCGACGCGCCCGACTCGCCCGAGCCGGAGCCCGGCCTCGACGACATCGCGCTGGACGAGCGGCCCGACGAGCGCCCCGCCGAGCCCCTCGTCACCGCCAACGTCACCGTGGAACCCATGGAG GTAGAAAGCAATTCTCCAAAGAAATCTCTACATTTGAATATAGATTCCATTGAAGCATCCAGTTCCGAGGCCAGTGGACTTCAAGATAGTAATCAAGATGCCACTGGCGAGAATC CACCGACTGACAGCGAAGTGGAGGGCGGTTCACGCAACGTGTGTTACAAGCTGTGCTCGCTCATACATCGTCAGCTCGTCAAGGCACACGCAGAAGTCAGCAG ACAATATGGGGCATTAGTTGTGAGCATTGCCGATCAGGTCAAGAGGGAAGATGTTAAAACTACGAGTAGCGACGCAAAAGACGCTCCGACTGCTACTGCTCCGAAACAGGAAGGAAAAG CGCCTACGACGGAAACGGCCCCTCTGGCAACGGGCGAGCGCGACATGGAGGCCGAGATGGCGGATCCGGAGGTCGGCGGGGAGGGGTTCTGCGTGCTTGAATCCGCCCCCGAAACGCATCGCTTCCGACTGTCCATGCTGCAGCCCTCCGAGCCGCGGACCTTCTACTCGGCCGTCAAGAGGGAGATTAAGCTGCTGAAGAGTGATCTTCCGCCTGGG GTGTGGGTGCGCGGCTACGAGGACCGCATCGACCTGGTGTCGGTGATGATCGCGGGCCCCGACCGCACGCCGTACGAGGGCGGCCTGTTCGTGTTCGACGTGCAGCTGGGCGGGGAGTacccgcgcgcgccgccgctcTGCCACTACCACTCCTACTGCTCCGACCGCCTCAACCCCAACCTCTACGAGGACGGGAAG GTTTGCGTATCGCTGCTGGGGACGTGGTCGGGTCGCGGAGTGGAGGTGTGGGGCAAGGACAGCTCGCTTCTGCAGGTCATCGTATCGCTTCAGGGACTCATCCTTAACGCGGAGCCCTACTTTAACGAGGCTGGCTACGAGAAGCAAAAGG GTACCCAACAAGGTAGAGAGAATTCGCGCATGTACAACGAAATGGTGCTGCTGAAGCTCGTCCAGTCCATGACGAAGATGCTAATGAACCCTCCGGAGCCGTTCCGCGAGGAGATCCTGCAGCACCTGCGCAACTCGGCGGCCAGCCTGTGCCGGCGCGTGGAGGGGCTGGTGGCGCTGTCCAACGGCCAGCCCACCGACATCGCGCCGCCCGACTACCCGCTCATCCCGGCGTCGCGCGGCTTCTGCCTCACGCTGCGCTCGTCGCTCGAGTCGTTCCGCAGCGCCCTGCGGCGCCACGACATCGGCGTGCCGCCCTCCACGTTATAG
- the LOC125066078 gene encoding (E3-independent) E2 ubiquitin-conjugating enzyme isoform X1 has protein sequence MAGQNPGSPTDFQYFYEDEVYKINNRGQVVFGLVLENYEANSSDQESDMETPIQKGEIRVVWHPSGTERVISEKSVGLADRSLMPGDVVRRLIAGKDTQRGYCRDIAMTAALQIVGTKHVIPHVASERLQPLEEFTPDLAVCLDSWVGTSKAVHSKLRLVSADGSRLEYPDLDTCPLEDYSMRRRRATPYSSSEFYPGQVVYGPLGSLDNANWLNMTKEMKSARKHKMHDHKFTVEAVMTESVSVHWQCRALCTQTSDAAAPQQPKFLVDGDDLKKLKLLNVFEPCTLQVGDRNFLTIGPEDTFVSKKQWRKQQSKYYRNIRKQSRPTKKASKTDTNSTDHMPSRPKKRASSHRKLKPTDHGMDVDGDKESLDDALKADANCPSIKIEPSGDVSLPIASSQEDTATEEKNDSGIRCCCALSKSHPRSPEPAREDGAINGADDDDSDNWENTSSDGSDTDSGATWSSRCSSVASGSGRGARSPQLAVRLLRGKRLKRAARRAPPAPPPRRADRVVVETLHTTSRANVVWQDGTIEMGIPSTQLYPIHHLDGQECFPGDFVVNGASNVEENQLNHREYGVVQRVDHHGRTAIVHWYRTYTCGDEPVPQILHESEMSVYDLKDHPDFQYRPGTVVIRVANFTGEDANCTAGQVIDNFPTGRVKVWWVDGHTSMCWPQDLYKVGEYDSEDGELWGSEGSGSEDSWETQSSTHEAEPRSPDAPPAHAPPPPPAPAPAPALPKVIQCSLGEAATAMAASGALPKLLEPRVAAHIERGRMAMCRLEEIFAKHPTLQSQEIMRKLLNLYKDCRFLDRLMGTTFFHEDHFLGLIERVRERGASTPRAGERRVHEQLARLFAPSDAPDSPEPEPGLDDIALDERPDERPAEPLVTANVTVEPMEVESNSPKKSLHLNIDSIEASSSEASGLQDSNQDATGENPPTDSEVEGGSRNVCYKLCSLIHRQLVKAHAEVSRRRPQELADFLNSLMNGQNPTEEKLPYHFSVQYGALVVSIADQVKREDVKTTSSDAKDAPTATAPKQEGKAPTTETAPLATGERDMEAEMADPEVGGEGFCVLESAPETHRFRLSMLQPSEPRTFYSAVKREIKLLKSDLPPGVWVRGYEDRIDLVSVMIAGPDRTPYEGGLFVFDVQLGGEYPRAPPLCHYHSYCSDRLNPNLYEDGKVCVSLLGTWSGRGVEVWGKDSSLLQVIVSLQGLILNAEPYFNEAGYEKQKGTQQGRENSRMYNEMVLLKLVQSMTKMLMNPPEPFREEILQHLRNSAASLCRRVEGLVALSNGQPTDIAPPDYPLIPASRGFCLTLRSSLESFRSALRRHDIGVPPSTL, from the exons ATGGCGGGGCAAAATCCTGGATCACCGActgattttcaatatttttacgaaGATGAagtgtataaaattaacaatcgCGGCCAAGTTGTCTTCGGCCTGGTTTTGGAGAATTATGAAGCTAACTCTAGTGATCAGGAGAGCGACATGGAAACTCCTATACAAAAAGGTGAAATTCGTGTAGTCTGGCACCCTTCAGGCACTGAGAGAGTAATTTCAGAAAAATCG GTTGGCTTAGCAGACCGCTCTCTGATGCCCGGTGATGTAGTCCGTCGTCTCATAGCTGGAAAGGATACGCAGCGCGGTTACTGTAGAGATATTGCGATGACAGCGGCATTGCAGATTGTAGGCACGAAACACGTCATTCCTCATGTGGCCAGTGAGAGATTACAACCATTAGAAGAATTCACACCAGATCTTGCAGTTTGCCTTGATTCATGGGTCGGAACATCGAAG gCAGTGCACAGTAAACTCCGTCTAGTGTCAGCAGACGGCTCTCGACTGGAATACCCTGATCTGGATACCTGTCCACTAGAGGATTATTCGATGCGCCGTCGCCGCGCAACACCCTACTCTTCATCGGAGTTCTATCCCGGACAAGTTGTATACGGTCCTCTCGGTTCCTTGGACAATGCTAATTGGCTTAACATGACTAAGGAAATGAAGTCAGCGCGAAAACACAAAATGCATGATCATAAG TTCACGGTGGAGGCGGTGATGACGGAGAGCGTGAGCGTGCACTGGCAGTGCCGCGCGCTGTGCACGCAGACGTCGGACGCGGCCGCGCCGCAGCAACCCAAGTTCCTCGTGGACG GTGATGATCTGAAGAAACTCAAACTATTGAATGTGTTTGAGCCCTGTACACTACAGGTTGGCGACAGGAATTTTCTCACTATTGGTCCAGAGGATACGTTTGTCAGCAAAAAACAGTGGAGAAAGCAACAAA GTAAATACTACAGAAATATTCGTAAACAAAGTCGACCAACTAAGAAGGCTTCCAAGACTGATACAAATTCAACGGATCACATGCCTTCGAGGCCCAAGAAACGCGCCTCTTCTCACCGTAAACTTAAACCCACTGAT catGGCATGGACGTCGACGGTGATAAGGAATCGCTAGACGACGCATTGAAAGCGGACGCCAACTGCCCCAGTATTAAAATCGAACCCAGCGGAGATGTCTCACTGCCCATCGCCAGTAGTCAAGAGGATACCGCTACCGAAGAGAAAAATGATTCTGGCATTAG ATGTTGTTGCGCGCTAAGTAAATCCCACCCGCGCAGCCCGGAGCCGGCGCGCGAGGACGGCGCGATCAACGGGGCCGACGACGACGACTCCGACAACTGGGAGAACACCAGCAGCGACGGCAGCGACACCGACAG CGGGGCCACGTGGTCGTCGCGCTGCTCGTCCGTGGCATCGGGCTCGGGGCGCGGCGCGCGCTCGCCGCAGCTGGCCGTGCGGCTGCTGCGCGGGAAGCGCCTCaagcgcgccgcccgccgcgcgccgcccgcgccgccgccgcgccgcgccgacCGCGTCGTGGTGGAGACGCTGCACACCACCAGCCGCGCCAATGTCGTGTGGCAG gatGGCACTATAGAAATGGGAATACCTTCAACTCAACTGTACCCAATACACCATTTAGACGGACAAGAATGCTTTCCGGGTGATTTCGTCGTCAACGGAGCTTCTAATGTAGAGGAAAATCAA TTGAACCACCGCGAGTACGGTGTGGTGCAGCGCGTGGACCATCATGGACGGACCGCCATTGTCCATTGGTACCGCACCTATACCTGCGGAGATGAGCCCGT GCCTCAAATTCTACACGAGAGTGAAATGAGCGTCTACGACCTGAAAGACCATCCAGATTTCCAGTACCGGCCGGGAACTGTCGTCATCAGAGTCGCTAACTTTACGGGCGAAGATGCAAACTGTACTGCCGGACAG GTGATAGATAATTTCCCAACGGGTCGCGTCAAAGTATGGTGGGTCGACGGACATACAAGCATGTGCTGGCCTCAGGATCTTTACaag GTAGGAGAATACGACTCGGAAGACGGCGAGCTGTGGGGCTCGGAGGGTTCGGGCTCAGAGGACTCGTGGGAGACGCAGAGCTCGACGCACGAGGCCGAGCCGCGCTCGCCCGACGCGCCGCCCGCGCACGCGCcaccgccgccgcccgcgcccgcgcccgctcCCGCACTGCCCA AGGTAATACAGTGCTCGTTGGGCGAGGCAGCGACGGCGATGGCGGCTTCGGGCGCGCTGCCCAAGCTGCTAGAGCCGCGGGTGGCGGCGCACATCGAGCGCGGCCGCATGGCCATGTGCCGCCTCGAGGAGATATTCGCTAAGCATCCCACGCTGCAGAGCCAGGAG ATAATGCGGAAATTACTGAATCTCTACAAAGACTGCCGATTTTTAGACAGACTAATGGGGACAACGTTCTTCCATGAGGATCActttttg GGTCTAATAGAGCGAGTGCGCGAGCGCGGGGCGAGCACGCCGCGCGCGGGCGAGCGCCGCGTCCACGAGCAGCTCGCGCGCCTGTTCGCGCCCAGCGACGCGCCCGACTCGCCCGAGCCGGAGCCCGGCCTCGACGACATCGCGCTGGACGAGCGGCCCGACGAGCGCCCCGCCGAGCCCCTCGTCACCGCCAACGTCACCGTGGAACCCATGGAG GTAGAAAGCAATTCTCCAAAGAAATCTCTACATTTGAATATAGATTCCATTGAAGCATCCAGTTCCGAGGCCAGTGGACTTCAAGATAGTAATCAAGATGCCACTGGCGAGAATC CACCGACTGACAGCGAAGTGGAGGGCGGTTCACGCAACGTGTGTTACAAGCTGTGCTCGCTCATACATCGTCAGCTCGTCAAGGCACACGCAGAAGTCAGCAG GAGAAGGCCGCAAGAGTTGGCCGATTTCCTTAACAGCTTAATGAACGGTCAAAACCCTACCGAAGAGAAGTTACCCTACCACTTTTCAGT ACAATATGGGGCATTAGTTGTGAGCATTGCCGATCAGGTCAAGAGGGAAGATGTTAAAACTACGAGTAGCGACGCAAAAGACGCTCCGACTGCTACTGCTCCGAAACAGGAAGGAAAAG CGCCTACGACGGAAACGGCCCCTCTGGCAACGGGCGAGCGCGACATGGAGGCCGAGATGGCGGATCCGGAGGTCGGCGGGGAGGGGTTCTGCGTGCTTGAATCCGCCCCCGAAACGCATCGCTTCCGACTGTCCATGCTGCAGCCCTCCGAGCCGCGGACCTTCTACTCGGCCGTCAAGAGGGAGATTAAGCTGCTGAAGAGTGATCTTCCGCCTGGG GTGTGGGTGCGCGGCTACGAGGACCGCATCGACCTGGTGTCGGTGATGATCGCGGGCCCCGACCGCACGCCGTACGAGGGCGGCCTGTTCGTGTTCGACGTGCAGCTGGGCGGGGAGTacccgcgcgcgccgccgctcTGCCACTACCACTCCTACTGCTCCGACCGCCTCAACCCCAACCTCTACGAGGACGGGAAG GTTTGCGTATCGCTGCTGGGGACGTGGTCGGGTCGCGGAGTGGAGGTGTGGGGCAAGGACAGCTCGCTTCTGCAGGTCATCGTATCGCTTCAGGGACTCATCCTTAACGCGGAGCCCTACTTTAACGAGGCTGGCTACGAGAAGCAAAAGG GTACCCAACAAGGTAGAGAGAATTCGCGCATGTACAACGAAATGGTGCTGCTGAAGCTCGTCCAGTCCATGACGAAGATGCTAATGAACCCTCCGGAGCCGTTCCGCGAGGAGATCCTGCAGCACCTGCGCAACTCGGCGGCCAGCCTGTGCCGGCGCGTGGAGGGGCTGGTGGCGCTGTCCAACGGCCAGCCCACCGACATCGCGCCGCCCGACTACCCGCTCATCCCGGCGTCGCGCGGCTTCTGCCTCACGCTGCGCTCGTCGCTCGAGTCGTTCCGCAGCGCCCTGCGGCGCCACGACATCGGCGTGCCGCCCTCCACGTTATAG